The following coding sequences are from one Manduca sexta isolate Smith_Timp_Sample1 chromosome 7, JHU_Msex_v1.0, whole genome shotgun sequence window:
- the LOC115447425 gene encoding centromere/kinetochore protein zw10 homolog: MSLLSAVLQEANKATTEDHKKYREEVLPAIRDLTDRIQLLSWALQQNLVDTYVNFTTTKSLEQLNFKNRKANIFSDYDKCMNEIKKYEEQFKASDEEFKNCSEKLIKYFEGFKDFCVAVEGRNILQRAEHDFNRFNYAEAILAVKSLKDQLNSLNFEGEVKNALSNMYEQAENQLSLYIAQTSIEWEDIFTWSEKNGMNFLTYSLSVQQSDPILLKKILKTLYLTERINAELGLFSQFFINQLLHNVIRHNCDIFTEDHVGAVVFNIKIDLNDTNKPNYQTIFNNLMAVFEFLQSTLGSNFEGEQTFIEVIAESIRQKFFNKIIKDCIRNNLPSCNSSYKAYKDIVVELDAFNKFLIELKFVSSEESPLNKYIDDTECVLYNKKCDKLLSDVKNLLSESLSYGTIEVGAKVDKNNSVLDVSEKDSIWDLNKPIYLPKCIVSQNIIQIMKMITEHLEESSKLPGKYSKQLVAYIKDIAVMYQFVVPKKFKANLESCPSDIGLFFNNCFYLAHGLLGPPWSLTLPRPLADHLILVLLECVQDLRVLGLEKMSIYLQHQKHNIVQSIESKDSSAWSYETYEQLDCAINSAFTLMRDLKAAWLHILPARMYELAMCTLVQALCQAVLDRIFGNNKPLNEELVYMLALRVEDTIEEATGLFEEEVKFENKINIWSKFIKLPQLLKAQLLEISELWNNNKKEFQQYTCEEVRQIIKMRFPNDKYRLRILKEIQ; the protein is encoded by the exons ATGAGTTTGCTAAGTGCCGTACTGCAAGAAGCCAATAAAGCTACTACGGAAGATCATAAGAAATACCGTGAAGAAGTATTACCGGCAATCAGAGACCTAACTGATCGTATTCAACTCTTATCCTGGGCATTACAGCAAAATCTTGTAGATACTTACGTAAATTTTACTACAACAAAAAGTTTAGAACAACTTAATTTCAAAAATCGGAAAGCCAACATCTTTTCCGACTACGATAAATGTATGaatgaaataaagaaatatgaaGAACAATTCAAAGCAAGTGACgaagaatttaaaaattgcagcgagaaattaattaaatattttgaaggtTTTAAAGATTTCTGTGTTGCAGTTGAAGGAAGAAACATTTTACAAAGGGCTGAACATGATTTTAACAGATTCAACTATGCTGAAGCAATACTAGCAGTGAAAAGTTTAAAAGACCAGCTAAACAGTTTAAATTTCGAAGGAGAAGTTAAAAATGCCTTATCAAACATGTACGAACAAGCTGAAAATCAACTTTCTCTTTACATAGCACAGACAAGTATAGAGTGGGAAGATATCTTCACATGGTCAGAGAAAAATGGTATGAATTTCCTCACCTACTCATTGTCTGTCCAGCAAAGTGATCCAATATTACtgaaaaagatattaaaaacattatatttaacagAGAGGATAAATGCAGAGCTGGGACTGTTTTCTCAATTCTTTATCAATCAGCTCTTGCATAATGTTATAAGACATAACTGTGACATATTTACTGAGGACCATGTAGGGGCGGTAGTGTTcaacattaaaattgatttgaaCGACACCAACAAGCCAAATTaccaaacaatttttaataatctgaTGGCTGTGTTTGAGTTTTTGCAATCCACTCTAGGCTCTAATTTTGAAGGAGAGCAAACATTTATCGAAGTCATTGCAGAATCAATTCGGCAGAAATTCTTCAACAAGATCATCAAAGACTGCATCAGGAATAACTTACCATCATGCAACAGTAGCTACAAAGCATACAAAGACATTGTAGTGGAACTAGATgcatttaacaaatttttaattgaGTTAAAATTTGTGAGCTCAGAAGAGTCTCCATTAAACAAGTACATTGACGACACAGAATGTGTTctttataataagaaatgtgACAAGTTATTATCTGACGTAAAAAATTTACTATCAGAAAGTTTGTCTTACGGTACCATTGAAGTTGGTGCTAAAGTTGACAAGAACAATTCTGTACTTGATGTTTCCGAGAAAGATTCCATATGGGATCTTAACAAACCAATATATTTACCGAAATGCATTGtctcacaaaatattatacagataATGAAAATGATTACTGAACACTTGGAGGAAAGCTCAAAATTGCCTGGCAAATATAGCAAACAGCTGGTTGCTTACATAAAAGACATTGCTGTCATGTACCAATTTGTTGTTCCGAAGAAATTTAAAGCTAATTTAGAATCATGTCCGAGTGATATTG GTCTCTTTTTCAACAACTGTTTCTACCTGGCTCATGGTCTTCTTGGCCCTCCCTGGAGCCTCACCCTTCCAAGGCCATTAGCTGATCATCTCATTCTTGTTCTGTTGGAGTGTGTCCAAGACCTGAGGGTGCTTGGACTGGAGAAGATGTCAATATATTTACAACACCAAAAGCACAATATTGTGCAGAGTATTGAATCTAaag ATTCATCAGCTTGGTCGTACGAAACTTACGAGCAGTTGGATTGTGCCATCAACAGTGCGTTCACACTAATGAGGGACCTCAAGGCGGCCTGGTTGCACATCCTACCAGCGAGGATGTATGAGTTGGCTATGTGTACACTTGTACAG GCTTTATGTCAAGCTGTACTGGATAGAATATTTGGCAATAACAAGCCACTGAATGAAGAGTTGGTGTACATGCTCGCTCTGAGGGTTGAAGATACGATAGAGGAGGCCACTGGGCTGTTTGAG GAAGAAGTCAAAttcgaaaacaaaattaacatatgGAGCAAGTTTATCAAACTCCCACAGTTGCTGAAGGCACAACTACTAGAAATATCTGAGTTGtggaacaataataaaaaagagttCCAGCAATACACATGTGAGGAAGTTCGGCAGATTATAAAGATGAGATTCCCCAACGACAAATACAGGCTGCGGATACTCAAGGAAATACAATAA
- the LOC115447431 gene encoding uncharacterized protein LOC115447431 codes for MNDSEVENLKSEYEHEKTCRDSVAWQNGELEKKIMQMQEELRKGDYPWDNDEDLVKENSRHKLLIEAIETLREQLPILKDKIKSAKMCGPDCKLKHDDLNINLDILTPAELLRTVKRFERLKTDLISTLRSKEWRLDSESKLFVRVNDQRTYLQNELMICHNNIMRLQKNGSYWQNIQRKNDERVLDPKRGPIKKTFGTERLPPIVT; via the exons ATGAACGACAGTGAAGTGGAAAATTTAAAGTCAGAATATGAACATGAGAAGACCTGCAG AGATTCTGTGGCATGGCAGAACGGAGAACTCgaaaagaaaattatgcaaATGCAAGAAGAATTGCGTAAAGGCGATTATCCTTGGGATAATGACGAAGATTTGGTAAAAGAAAATTCTCGACATAAACTATTAATCGAAGCTATTGAAACGTTGAGAGAACAGTTGCCAATAttgaaagataaaattaagaGTGCGAAAATGTGTGGTCCAG ATTGCAAACTAAAACATGATGATCTCAATATTAACTTGGATATACTTACTCCG GCTGAATTGCTGCGTACGGTAAAGAGATTTGAGAGGCTCAAAACTGATTTGATAAGCACCCTTCGCAGTAAAGAGTGGCGCTTGGACTCTGAATCTAAg CTGTTCGTCAGAGTAAACGACCAGAGAACGTACTTGCAGAACGAGCTGATGATATGCCACAACAATATAATGAGGCTGCAGAAAAACGGCTCCTATTGGCA AAACATCCAACGTAAAAACGACGAGAGAGTGCTGGACCCAAAGCGAGGACCGATAAAGAAAACATTCGGCACGGAACGACTGCCGCCGATTGTcacttaa